ctttttaaacctttattgatgaaataaaggttatggtttgttttaaaatgaatgcagtctttgaaaaacgtctcatatagaggtcaaaacctcgcaacgaaatcaattaatatggaacgtttttaatcaataagaacgggacatttcatataacaaCTATATGACATCGTGTATTTGATTATTGAGTTGTTATTAAGTCCGTTACTTTAATTTGAACATCATTTTTTACATTAGAACTTTCGAAATATGATATTGTTTATTAGTGTTATCATGGTTAAAATTGTCTTATAATATCATCATTTCATAAAACCCGCGATACCGCGAGATTTTGAAAGAAAATTTGTTCGTATGAAGTACTCCGTAAATCCGTAATACATATAAAGAACAGCAACATGGCCGCTAGATGTCCTCAAAGAAAATGTTCAACCATAACTAATACTCTATATTTTGAATAAAAGGCACGAAGTACAAGTATGTATGAAGACATCTTGCACATAACATTTTTCCAGATCTACAATGACAATTTTAGCAAGTTTTATGTAGTTTAATAACATTAGTACTACATATCTCTTATGGATGTCAAATTGATATCTATTTGGAGTAGTTTTTAGTGAAAGATGAGTGAACTAACAAATTGGAGTTATATATTATTCCTTCTATTGTCAACTATGGACGTATAATTTTCGTCAGTCTCTTGAATGGATGGTGTTCTCATATACCAAATTTACACCATCTTTTTTTCTAGATAGCACATGCTGCCATACTATTACTTTATCATATTATGTATTCGTAAGTGTGGAGTTGTAATAGCTTTCAATTATAGTGCTATGTAGTATGTAGTATGTAAATTTTTCATTTTGACATCTGTTGTATTTTTCATATGTTTTTTTTTATACACATATAATCTATTTATTTCATAGAATGTTTTACTCTTTATTATCATTACTtcaacatttaatacatgaactgtaTTGGTTTCTTAACAacctaataaataaaatataaaatataattattctaAGAATTCGAGTTTTGGTTCGTCCTTAAAAAAATTCCGCaaattcgcgggtcttaagctagtatataatatataaatgatatcataagtaattattatATGTTTTATATGCTAAATAACCATTAAAATTATCAAATTAACCTCTAATGTGAAGTAGTTATAAAGCGGTTAGTAATAAATTCTAAAAAAATCACCATGACCCAACTATAATTTCACACTTATTTGAATTTCTTTTTATATCGGTTACTCTTCATATTAAGTTACATTCCATTAAGCTAATTAAGGCCAAATTAAACATGGCCATTGTGATACATAGAGAGAAACACAAATCGAAACTACAAATGTTTGATGTATAACGTAGAGTTAATTTAATCTCATTAAACGTATTACCGAGGATAATAGGTTGAGTGTAAAATTGAGGGGTAAAAAGTTTGTCTAATTGTTTAATCTCTGACAACTGTACAACCCCGATCGAGATATAAATGGTGATAAACAATTGGATGATTAGCTTACAGTAGATGAGTAATTAATATCGAGGTAATGAATCTCAATTGTGATAATCGAAATTTGATCGGAGTTTATCAACTTAAATATGAGAGATGGTTTTTGCATAATAAGTTCATGGTGAGTCAAAAGATGCCAAAATGAATAGCTCAAGGGGTATATTTATAGACGGAATTTGTTACGTGAGATGTGCTGACGAGGCACATGTACTGCTAATGTACGTAACAAACTTTTCAAATAAACGGACTTACATAGCACATGCGCTCCCCATGTGTGCTGATTGCTGAACGCCCAAGATAGAGAGCTTGCGTAAAATAATGTCCGATATTGTGCTAAGTGTTCCTATCCAATCGACCATGTAGCAGTCAAGATGGCGTAACACGACCTTATGAGAAAAGCCCAATGATGACTCGTCATCCCGACGTTCAAACTTAACCCCATCTGCTAGCAAAAACTTCTTTCCTCTTCCTGTCCGGTATACAAGAGCTGGATAAAATACATTTAACTCTCAACGTAGGGCGTATGATTATAAAGCTTGCTCCATTATATTTAACTTTAATTCTTTCTATAACGTTTACAACACCACACCACCTTAAATAttttctctctctatctctctctctctcttcctaaATATCTATGAAGAGGAAGATGGTGATATTTATGGTAATAATAGTTGTAATACTATTATGGATACAAGTTAAAATGCACAAATCGAGAAATGGTAAAAAACAATATATAATTGTATTACTACTTACGGTTACAAGTCAAAATGCAGTGGGTACGTGAAAAAAAACTCAATAAAAGATCATATTCATCACCAGTCATGAACATCAACAACCGTAATAAAAATAATTCAGTTGGTGAAAAACTTATCAAGTTCTTCAAGTTCAATGATGAAGAGAGAGTGGCACCTACTCGTCCGAATCCTTTCCATAATAGGTAATTGTACTATACATTGGTCCTAGTATTTTTATAAATGTTATGTTATAGAAATCATTTTTAACATAGATTCAGGTTGGCTGtgtatttcaaattatataaatgGCTACGCTATTTAGTCTTCTTAAAATAAGTTTAAATGGTGTTAAATTAGTTTGtgttagtttatttatttatatctaaATGAGCAAACTATCAAAAAGCCCGTCTAGCTCAGTTGGTAGAGCGCAAGGCTCTTAACCTTGTGGTCGTGGGTTTTTGACTCAGAATCGCATGGCTATGGCTATTCATACAAGTTTATATGGAGTTAACATAGGTGTTTCTAAGTGAGCATAAAAACAACAAGCCCGTCTAGCTCAGCTGGTAGAGCGCAAGGCTCTTAACCttgtggtcgtgggttcgagccccacGGTGGGCGATGGTTTTATCTAAGTTTTGTTACTCACACTTTAGAACGGTAAAAACAATCTAGTCTTTTCAAACTACACGGGTAACAATGTCCTACTAGAAAAAGGAAGTAAATTGATATCTTATTTTTGTATAAAGTGAAGAAGTTAAACAATTTGATTTAACTTGCTTAGAAGCCAAGTTAGAACTTATACTTAAAAGCCAAAAAAGGGAAACAGTGAACAATATTTAGtggaaataacaataacaattttattttgaaaaaaaaaaaaaagaaggaagCCGATGTCGATTCAAGTATCCCTCACGCTATATATAATCAAAAAACAAAATCAAAATAGTACCTGTAAGTCTGTAACTATACTAAATAAAACCTGAAACATAACAAACGCTTATTCACTATCCTTCCAAATTTCACGGAGGAGTTGATACCTAACAATGTTCCTTCCACCTTTTGGGCACCATTGAACTCCTTTTGAACTTGGAGAAACACGTGAACCGTCTGTAAGGATTGAACTTAATGGTGAATCGAGTTCGTCGAGCTCATCGTCACTAGTGTATGATTTTTTAAGAACCGATGATGAACTTCTTCTTAAAGAGCTGGTTGCAAGTGCTGCTCCAATTATGGGTGAAAGCGATTGGGATGAAGGTGCACCGTAAGATGGTGAAGGTGCACTGCATGGTACGTTTATCAAAGACCCTTCAAAAGCCTCTGTTTCATCATCCTGCACATATTAATGTATACGAGTTAagagaaaatggtatttaaatTAACGTAAAACAAATACTAGTGAGGAACTGTATTTGATTGTTCATGATATTAATATGACCAAAAGAGGCTTCTTTCTTTAAATATAGATTCAATTTGTAAAATGAATGCAAAACTCTTATCATAAGGGATAAATGTGTAATTTTTGTTTTGCCTTGCACAACATTTCTTGACATCTAATTTAATGGATAACCAGAAGCTAAATCAGTTTGGTCAAGGTCAAACTGCCAAACATTCAAACTACAGTATCACAAATTCATATTGCATTAACTAGATCATCAGTTCAAAAACCCAAACCCAAAAACCTACTAAAATTCACCTTATAATCAACATTTGGCTAATGATGCATTCTTTCTTTTCTAGATGTACATTTTCTTATAAATTATCAAATttatttattactatcattattaattattaatgttaataaagtGATGAAAAGGCATATACGAACCTCTGCATCCAGCGCTTCAATAAGCGAATTGGGAATTGGATTAGGAGAAAACTCATCCGGCACAAAACTGAAAACAACCCTCCTGATTAATGGAGTAGCAAATATTGGGCACACCTAAAACCAAATAAAAAATTTGATTAATGGAGTAGACGATTATCGACAagtataaaatgaaaaaaaaaagaaaaaaaaaaaaagaaaaaagatgcATAAATATGGGGTTTAGTTACCTCCTTTCTTGTGGACTTATCTGCAAGCATTTCGAAAGGAAGCATCATGAGGTCACTCAAGGCATGAAGTAACCGAAAAGCCTTAAAAGATGTTTCTTTCTTGTTGTTGGCAATATGATCATCACTATCTTCATGAGTATCATTTTCCTCAATACCAAATAGATCTGTGAGCCATCTAGACCACGTTCCAATCTGGTAAGACGGGTACAACATTTACAATTGTGTTTAATAGTTTAATCTTAGGGAGGTAAACTATGACTTTAGAGGTCAAATGGGCTATATATCTTGTATTTTTCATTTATATTATAAATCTTGTATTTTTCAGTTGCCTAGTCTTTGGGGTCATAATGTCCTTCAACACGAGGCCTTAGCTTCAAACCTCACTAGCAGCATATCTTGGGGTGGCTAGGGAAAAGGATTGGAAACGGTCACGGTATAATCCGGTCAGGCCGCGTACATGTGAGCAAAAATACTACCTTTCCCCGGGTAGCCTGATCATGAAAACATAATCCATTTACCCTTTTATCATGTAACTTTCAGGTATACTATAAGAAATCTTTCTTGTTGCATATAATATAAGAAACCTTGTAATTTTCAGTTATACTATATATCTAGATAAGTAAAGTAATTATGTTAAAGTTTCTAAAAAAGATCATGATTAGGGAATATTCTGCCATTTTCATTCGCGTTTTGTTAGTCTGTTAACTTCAAAATATAATGTGTACCTATTTTTTTTAATTCAACGAGGTGTTATGGGTATAAAAAATCTAAAAGGAAAGAGCCTAAATCATAAAGCATAGAAATCCATGAGTTCtatggtttatagttgaaaattgtGACCCATATAATTACGAATGGGTCAATTCGGGTAATGCTTTATCTCTAAAACTCTTAACACATCAAATGGGACACCTAAAACAATTAAGCGTAAAAAGAAATGGATTATACAGCCTGAACAAGTCAAAAGTCTCACAAAGTGCATTTTTAATACATGATTTAcctagtttattttaaaataaatttcAGATTTCAGTATTTAAGATTTCAGATTTAGATTTAGATCTTAGTTTGTTAAATAAGAGTATATGTTTGGTAATCAGATTTGGCACACTAATTCTTTATATCAAAAAATTGTCAGGAGAAAAAGTCTATCATATCACCCAACCGAACCAGACCCATAACCGTGTTCACTTCATCCCTACGCAACCTGCCCATTTTACCGCCTAGAGTAAATTACTCACTGTGTTTTTCAGTTGTGCACCAGCTCCAAAGCTTGACTTTCCAGCGGGAATTGGAAGAACCCTCAGGTCACCAATGGGATCCGATAATGGATCAGTTGGCATTTCGTCATCCGAATCACGAAGAATGGCATTAAACATCGCAACATCTAGTCTACCAACCAACTGTTCCATAACCTACAAACCAACATAAAGTTATTTTTCTATTTcattgtttgaaaaaaaaaatgtatGTAACAAATAACAGCAACATAGTTATACCAATCTTGGTAGCATAGGTAAGCAACCACATTCATGGCCTCCAGCTCGAATAGGACATAATCTTTCACAAGTATCTCTAAAAGCTTTTTTCCAAAGTTCAACAGAAAAGTTGCCTTGTTGATTACCTAATCCGTTTTTACTTGCAGATGTTTTCTTTGATGTTAAGCCTATTGTCTTGCTACTTGCATTTGTGGCTGCGGGTTGCATATGTGGAGTAAGAGTCTACAGAGATTGAAATCAGAGTTAGTTGTAGAAAGTAGAAGTAGCCAAATGGGTCTGTTGGGTAACGGGTCAAGACAAGTTAGTTGTAAGTACGAGCTGGGCTGGATTAGGTCGACCCACTCATCCACAAACACTTTCTTGTTCATTGGTAATGTGGTATATATTATTAGAAGAATTATATCACTGCGGTAATAATCTAATTTTGAATAAAGTGGCTTAGGAGTTTGTAAGGATTAAAAAAACACACATTGGCTTCCTTTCAACCGTTTATAGCTAAAAATATTGATTCTACTttttgatttttatatataaaagataGATCATATGTAAAATATGATAGAAAGTGTTTTTCAGGGTTAAACCTGCCACCAAACGGACTCGATGATGCGTGAGAACATCCAAGCTTCAATCTTTTCCAATGCAATTATAAATGTTTGTGGGTCCCGCCAGTCATCAGATACTTTTCTAAAACTGTGTTTCTGATTCCCCTCAACAGTCTGGAAGACAATCCCCCTCAACATAACTGCATTTGACAACCAAAAAGTTAACCTGCACAAAGAACACACAAGATATTTAGAGTTTTAGATGCACTAGAAAAATATAACATTGTTGAACAAAGAGTTGTAATGTTTACAGTTATGTAGTCCTAATTCCATAAGTGGCTGATCCTATTAATTTGTATACAACTAGACAAGGTTGTGGGAAGGTCATAACCCCCTTGTTCTCCAAAAAACTCCGTCATTGAGCGGGTACAAAGTCGCCCAAAATGTATTCAAAAGGCATAATACTTCCAAAAtccatataaaataaaaataaaataaaatattgtaGCTTTAAAAAAAATCATATTTAACACGTTAATTATCTATGAAATTCAAGAAACAAAAAAGTTTGTAGGTTGGCTCGAACCACtgttgcagaactcggaattactcggcAAGTTCTCAGCAAGTACTCGGTTTTTGCAACTTGGCGAGTATTCGGTTTTTGCAACTTGGCGAGTACTCGATCAAACTTGGTCAAAAATCGGACAAAATTGATCAAATATCGAAAATTGCTTGGAATTACTTGGAAAATCGGTCAAAATTCCGAATTAGATgaaaatcggtcaaaactcggtcaaagtcagtcaaagtcaaacttggcgaACATCTGAGTACTCCCCGAGTTGTCGAGTACTCCCTGAAAATTCCCGACCGAGTGCTCCGATATTAACGTTTTTTGCAACCTTGGCTAGAAACCTGTTTTGATGTGTACTAAAAGTTTACCCGTTTGAATAGCTCACTAACCTACCAGTCCTTAAATCTAGATTTATAAATTAAGATATCCATAGGAAGATAGATTAAAGCATAACCTTGGAACATCATTTCCACATGATTTTGAAACCAAAACCAGTCCAGAGATAATGGCTCTAGCTGCATTTACCCTTCTTTCTTGATCCTTTTCTTTACACGTATGTAAATAAAATCTAGAAAGACGTCTAGCAGGCGCATGGACTTTGTTTGTTGAACTCCCATGCTCGGCCACTATCGAATAAAGTCCAGACTCAATAGCTGCAGTTTCCCTAAGCTCTTCTTCAAGCATCTCTATTCTACCCCTATTTCCACTTTTACCATTAGAAGATTCACTCTTTGAAACTCCAGTTTCAGTTGAGTTGTTAACCGGGATAACTTTATCTTTATCCGCTCGATTCGGGCTACTAGCAGGAAGCCCGTTTCCCGAAAACCCTCCGACCTTAGGTAACTGAACGGAATTTAAATGCTTCAATTTGTTAGCCGACACACCGCTTCCCTGTCCTCCAGGTGGTTTCCTACTAAGGGTGTTGCTCCGTAGCTTATCTTGCTTTCTTGATGCTAAAAATTTACCAACAAGATTGTCTTCTGAGATTTGCTTTTTCTCTTCTGGCGTTTTATTATCCTGCCCACTTTCAGATTTTGCATCTTGATCATACGAAGATTCAACTATTTGAGCTTCAGTTACAGAGTTGGTTATAACAGGCTGTGGGTTGAGTTTTGAATTTTCTTGAAGCGTGTGGTTCCTGTTTTCTGGTTCAGAGATTCTCGTGTGAGTCTTAGGCTCTATGTTCGTATTCGGAGAACCCATGGTCGAAAATGACGATTTGAGAACAGGGGCAGGGGCACCTTTACGTACTGTTGTCATACTTCTCTCGGAAAATTTTGAAGAGCTACTTACTGGAGGTCCGGGCCCCAGTGAATAAGCAGACTGTTGCCCGTTACCTTGTTTTGTGATATCTACAGTATCCTGCATGTCATCTTCAGTTATATACAGAAACCAGCAAAAATGCGACGGCTTCATTTTTGATATATAATTCAAGTAAAGTTGTAAACTTTGGCCTATTTATGGGTACACTGGTCACTTTGGATTATACCATACTCTAACGGGTCAAAAGGGTAaactttaaatttgatcaaaacggGAAAAAGTTGACCGTCAAAAAATGACCCGACCTACATTCAAAATGAACAAACCACCAAAATCATTTTATTCCAAATAATAgattatctttataaaaatataccttttctagtaatattaataacactaaataCAAATACTAGAAATAAGAAAAAATTGTCTGTAGGACAGATCCCCTACATTACAAAAAATACCCATTTTGATCAGAACAAGTTTTGACCCGTTACTCAAGCACCTATAAAACATGAACTAACAACTAAATGTAAGTACAAATATTGTGCACCAGGGTACCTTAATACTTGTAGATGATGAATgcctataatcatcatcatcatcatcatcatcatctgta
This window of the Rutidosis leptorrhynchoides isolate AG116_Rl617_1_P2 chromosome 7, CSIRO_AGI_Rlap_v1, whole genome shotgun sequence genome carries:
- the LOC139857452 gene encoding uncharacterized protein, whose amino-acid sequence is MVLGLKSKHKKDGSVQLNYLVHVQELKPWLPSSQTLAIQWQNGEQTTGFLSPNVIDSTIDFNKSFVFSTTLRRVKKDRDKFQKNYLEFHLYQPRKDKPHKDELLGSAIVNLGDYGIIDNVLNLSVPFIWKKSSKSVVEPALFISLQLNDKDETNSSRSSLSKQSSLDKYGQESASEATNEENEELDIAAFTDDDDDDDDDYRHSSSTSIKDTVDITKQGNGQQSAYSLGPGPPVSSSSKFSERSMTTVRKGAPAPVLKSSFSTMGSPNTNIEPKTHTRISEPENRNHTLQENSKLNPQPVITNSVTEAQIVESSYDQDAKSESGQDNKTPEEKKQISEDNLVGKFLASRKQDKLRSNTLSRKPPGGQGSGVSANKLKHLNSVQLPKVGGFSGNGLPASSPNRADKDKVIPVNNSTETGVSKSESSNGKSGNRGRIEMLEEELRETAAIESGLYSIVAEHGSSTNKVHAPARRLSRFYLHTCKEKDQERRVNAARAIISGLVLVSKSCGNDVPRLTFWLSNAVMLRGIVFQTVEGNQKHSFRKVSDDWRDPQTFIIALEKIEAWMFSRIIESVWWQTLTPHMQPAATNASSKTIGLTSKKTSASKNGLGNQQGNFSVELWKKAFRDTCERLCPIRAGGHECGCLPMLPRLVMEQLVGRLDVAMFNAILRDSDDEMPTDPLSDPIGDLRVLPIPAGKSSFGAGAQLKNTIGTWSRWLTDLFGIEENDTHEDSDDHIANNKKETSFKAFRLLHALSDLMMLPFEMLADKSTRKEVCPIFATPLIRRVVFSFVPDEFSPNPIPNSLIEALDAEDDETEAFEGSLINVPCSAPSPSYGAPSSQSLSPIIGAALATSSLRRSSSSVLKKSYTSDDELDELDSPLSSILTDGSRVSPSSKGVQWCPKGGRNIVRYQLLREIWKDSE